A DNA window from Porites lutea chromosome 6, jaPorLute2.1, whole genome shotgun sequence contains the following coding sequences:
- the LOC140940185 gene encoding putative RNA-binding protein Luc7-like 2 isoform X4, producing MGARPGDEIKFFDDRVCKSYLMGLCPHELFNNTKMDLGPCNKIHEAALKADFELASKRRDYGYDVDQMEHLESFIKDCDRKIQIAKKRLEETQDDHQHVPEAQAVHDLAEQIGKKLAEAEAVGAEGKVEESMELMKEVEDLKSKKRIAEDIYRESVPSSSLQQQKLRVCEVCAAYLSLYDNDRRLADHFGGKLHMGFIKIRDRLKELQEGVAKKRSEREMERMRRREERERERAQEKMEREKRMREREREREKERSRRRRSRSRSRERRRRRRSRSRSRSRSRSRSGSKSRTKSNRTSSRRSRSRSRSASPKKRSKSPRRSPSRSRSRSRS from the exons ATGG GTGCAAGGCCAGGAGATGAAATCAAGTTTTTTGATGACCGTGTCTGTAAGAGCTACCTTATGGGACTCTGCCCGCATGAACTTTTCAACAACACA AAAATGGACCTTGGTCCTTGTAACAAGATTCATGAAGCAGCTCTCAAAGCTGACTTTGAACTTGCATCCAAGAGGAGGGACTATGGTTATGATGTAGAT CAAATGGAACATCTTGAGTCTTTTATTAAGGACTGTGATAGGAAGATTCAGATTGCCAAAAAAAGGCTTGAAGAAACACAAGATGATCATCAGCATGTCCCTGAG gcCCAAGCAGTTCATGACTTGGCAGAACAAATAGGAAAAAAGCTTGCAGAAGCTGAAGCTGTTG GTGCTGAGGGCAAAGTAGAGGAATCAATGGAGCTCATGAAGGAGGTGGAAGACTTGAAATCAAAGAAACGAATAGCTGAG GATATTTATCGAGAGAGCGTACCATCATCGTCTCTACAGCAACAAAAGTTGAGGGTCTGTGAAGTGTGTGCTGCTTATCTTAGCTTGTATGACAATGATCGCAG GTTAGCTGATCACTTCGGTGGAAAACTTCACATGGGATTCATCAAGATTCGCGACAGACTGAAAGAACTACAG GAGGGGGTAGCTAAAAAACGCTCCGAGAGAGAAATGGAGCGCATGCGCAGACGGGAGGAACGAGAACGTGAGCgggcacaagaaaaaatggAACGGGAAAAAAGGATGAGAGAAAGAGAGCGCGAAAGAGAAAAAGAACG AAGTCGCCGTCGCCGCAGCAGAAGCCGAAGTAGAgagaggagaagaagaagaag GAGTCGGTCGAGGTCAAGGTCCCGTTCCAGATCGCGATCAGGTTCTAAGTCTCGTACGAAGAGCAACAGGACGTCTTCCCGCCGCTCTAGATCCCGATCCCGCTCTGCCTCCCCGAAAAAACGCAGTAAATCACCGCGACGGTCTCCGTCAAGATCGCGCTCAAGATCTAGAAGCTAG
- the LOC140941469 gene encoding uncharacterized protein, translating to MACCDVCDKIMECFTNGYQALTDLESQENLSYEGIKNDLDNISSDWEDLEKETSSTLKETMEYFTQFTENEPKESEVESILTRATLLEEKFRTLLTRHTNIGARANVYPSLVEERYQYSETMKNNIVTHGKRAWILSILLGLILGGVIAWTAWKNQILPVVFGVLIGGGALLIIGGLVYFIFAAVAERGVRKWKQLQQGVSHLQDTAKFILRKAQELNRLPALLQMMVDRQQPIKECSIALVEQCEKYSSVTQ from the exons ATGGCCTGCTGCGACGTTTGCGATAAAATAATGGAATGTTTTACAAATGGATACCAAGCACTCACAGATCTGGAATCCCAAGAAAATCTGTCGTACGAAGGAATAAAAAACGATCTCGACAACATTAGTTCTGATTGGGAAGATCTGGAAAAAGAGACGTCGTCCACATTAAAAGAAACCATGGAATATTTCACTCAGTTCACGGAAAATGAACCGAAAGAATCAGAAGTTGAGTCAATTTTGACAAGAGCCACGCTgcttgaagagaaatttcgcacTCTGTTGACAAG GCATACAAACATTGGAGCGCGAGCAAATGTATATCCTAGTCTTGTTGAAGAGCGGTACCAATACTCCGAGACAATGAAAAACAACATTGTGACGCACGGAAAACGTGCCTGGATTTTGTCGATACTCTTAGGACTGATCCTTGGTGGAGTCATAGCGTGGACGGCATGGAAAAACCAGATTCTTCCTGTAGTTTTTGGTGTTCTGATCGGGGGAGGTGCATTATTGATAATTGGCGGGTTGGTTTACTTCATTTTTGCTGCTGTCGCGGAAAGAGGGGTCAGGAAATGGAAACAACTGCAGCAAGGCGTGTCGCACTTGCAAGATACGGCTAAATTTATCCTCAGGAAAGCTCAGGAATTAAACCGTTTGCCTGCACTACTGCAAATGATGGTAGATAGACAACAACCAATCAAAGAATGCTCCATTGCTTTGGTCGAACAATGTGAAAAGTACAGTTCTGTCACCCAATAA
- the LOC140941892 gene encoding uncharacterized protein translates to MYRRQVHLRYNMACCDVCDKIMECFTNGYQALTNLESNENLSYEGIKEDLDNISSDWEDLEKETLSTLKETMGCFTQFTENEPKESEVETILTITKLLEEKFRTLLTRILRDNKKQHGRRAWILSILLGLILGGVIAWMAWNSQILPVVFGVLIGGGALLIIGGLVYFIFAAVAERRVRKWEQLQQGVSHLQDTAKFILRKAQELNLLPALLQMMVDRQQPIKECSIALVEQCEKYSSVTQ, encoded by the exons ATGTATAGGCGACAGGTGCATCTCCGGTACAACATGGCCTGCTGCGACGTTTGCGATAAAATAATGGAATGTTTTACAAATGGATACCAAGCACTCACCAATCTGGAATCCAACGAAAATCTGTCGTACGAAGGAATAAAAGAAGATCTCGACAACATTAGTTCTGACTGGGAAGATCTCGAAAAAGAGACGTTGTCCACATTAAAAGAAACCATGGGATGTTTCACTCAGTTCACGGAAAATGAACCGAAAGAATCAGAAGTTGAGACAATTTTGACAATAACCAAGCTgcttgaagagaaatttcgcacTCTGTTGACAAG AATACTCCGagacaataaaaaacaacacgGAAGACGAGCCTGGATTTTGTCGATACTCTTAGGACTAATCCTTGGTGGAGTCATAGCGTGGATGGCATGGAACAGCCAGATTCTTCCTGTAGTTTTTGGTGTTCTGATCGGGGGAGGTGCATTATTGATAATTGGCGGGTTGGTTTACTTCATTTTTGCCGCTGTCGCCGAAAGGCGGGTCAGGAAATGGGAACAACTACAGCAAGGAGTGTCGCACTTGCAAGATACGGCTAAATTTATCCTCAGGAAAGCTCAGGAATTAAACCTTTTGCCTGCGCTACTGCAAATGATGGTAGATAGACAACAACCAATCAAAGAATGCTCCATTGCTTTGGTCGAACAATGTGAAAAGTACAGTTCTGTCACCCAATAA
- the LOC140940185 gene encoding putative RNA-binding protein Luc7-like 2 isoform X3 — MGARPGDEIKFFDDRVCKSYLMGLCPHELFNNTWIFKAKMDLGPCNKIHEAALKADFELASKRRDYGYDVDQMEHLESFIKDCDRKIQIAKKRLEETQDDHQHVPEAQAVHDLAEQIGKKLAEAEAVGAEGKVEESMELMKEVEDLKSKKRIAEDIYRESVPSSSLQQQKLRVCEVCAAYLSLYDNDRRLADHFGGKLHMGFIKIRDRLKELQEGVAKKRSEREMERMRRREERERERAQEKMEREKRMREREREREKERSRRRRSRSRSRERRRRRRSRSRSRSRSRSRSGSKSRTKSNRTSSRRSRSRSRSASPKKRSKSPRRSPSRSRSRSRS, encoded by the exons ATGG GTGCAAGGCCAGGAGATGAAATCAAGTTTTTTGATGACCGTGTCTGTAAGAGCTACCTTATGGGACTCTGCCCGCATGAACTTTTCAACAACACA TGGATCTTCAAAGCT AAAATGGACCTTGGTCCTTGTAACAAGATTCATGAAGCAGCTCTCAAAGCTGACTTTGAACTTGCATCCAAGAGGAGGGACTATGGTTATGATGTAGAT CAAATGGAACATCTTGAGTCTTTTATTAAGGACTGTGATAGGAAGATTCAGATTGCCAAAAAAAGGCTTGAAGAAACACAAGATGATCATCAGCATGTCCCTGAG gcCCAAGCAGTTCATGACTTGGCAGAACAAATAGGAAAAAAGCTTGCAGAAGCTGAAGCTGTTG GTGCTGAGGGCAAAGTAGAGGAATCAATGGAGCTCATGAAGGAGGTGGAAGACTTGAAATCAAAGAAACGAATAGCTGAG GATATTTATCGAGAGAGCGTACCATCATCGTCTCTACAGCAACAAAAGTTGAGGGTCTGTGAAGTGTGTGCTGCTTATCTTAGCTTGTATGACAATGATCGCAG GTTAGCTGATCACTTCGGTGGAAAACTTCACATGGGATTCATCAAGATTCGCGACAGACTGAAAGAACTACAG GAGGGGGTAGCTAAAAAACGCTCCGAGAGAGAAATGGAGCGCATGCGCAGACGGGAGGAACGAGAACGTGAGCgggcacaagaaaaaatggAACGGGAAAAAAGGATGAGAGAAAGAGAGCGCGAAAGAGAAAAAGAACG AAGTCGCCGTCGCCGCAGCAGAAGCCGAAGTAGAgagaggagaagaagaagaag GAGTCGGTCGAGGTCAAGGTCCCGTTCCAGATCGCGATCAGGTTCTAAGTCTCGTACGAAGAGCAACAGGACGTCTTCCCGCCGCTCTAGATCCCGATCCCGCTCTGCCTCCCCGAAAAAACGCAGTAAATCACCGCGACGGTCTCCGTCAAGATCGCGCTCAAGATCTAGAAGCTAG
- the LOC140941893 gene encoding uncharacterized protein — translation MYVLVPHHLTHLAELAPVTLPQQSLNLPTTTIPPLPPTELAHKRTSVYLIYFHLCVTFPAFLLPLQKQLFFLLLCLGLVSVMFLYQNPDWGLGSIKLLNHQRHFLVTVQADKARNPEQLTINGVHDMTEAEINQQRTLDLKQRLLLLSDEESHSSLQEEIISKQDQQRKDSSQCQYEGLHIATKKAVNMTCVPYKRSDKDCHEAFSYFGMFNVTNSDTHDCVMLPSRPICSFLTESRFGPTERVSVTCWRDVCDKSSPVFLGCADPRFGIVHNENDWRQFHSVGELEQELPEIVSRTSINGFNFCLLKCKERSKSVKQALIFPPILKRGTTKTDHANRKININIVLEDSVSRSHFYRSMPRSVQSLRDIAKDSSFQASVLDFELVQSFASNTLVNTQFLMAGKSLEYKSGRTNNIDILADKFKRFGYQILMQEDLCWYDGWGTFLSPSYKKNIEPFTEGFKQAFENYKQETNPYLDNVGLNYLSCEILKDLGFTNPFGRKKGDNTLCWDGRSLSEYLLFYVRRFLSLIDQNPAAAPGLTYTHLNTGHEPSGKRIRNDDRLLSRFLEEMVRSENTLTIILSDHGGKTTDYAIQTLQGSLEVYSPMLFMIIPHKVAQRLGKDRLNALIENQKRLVTVSDLHYTITSVAELTESGAAVSQTSGLLRPVSATRTCADIQGLPSEVMCRCEGWTKFLSANSVDVLWLAEFAVGHINNLVQKQYLAGKSESKHLSGYGNCARFVGKAIERPRQEIAGKYYITTMILVVEPAYGIKSKERFEVQLRHSSIREHRITFIKYTRLSFYSKYENCADRGVDVKLCACATPRQGSHQLSVEKLIRSRHFVDYGLKSSTRSLDSKCLLVTVRSLKKYIVFKRQPLLMSIEVANVCRDISMKVKLGGIHRKTKFSQTLPLSLVVKPRTIHYVLSVLNEWRYGFFRPAFMHVPINQTAGGDLSRRKRDILEFT, via the exons ATGTATGTCCTTGTTCCTCATCATCTGACTCATCTTGCTGAATTAGCTCCTGTAACACTTCCTCAGCAGTCTTTAAATttgccaacaacaacaattcCTCCCCTACCTCCGACAGAACTTGCTCATAAAAGAACCTCAGTTTATCTAATTTACTTTCACCTCTGCGTAACTTTTCCAGCCTTTTTGTTACCTTTACAgaagcagcttttctttttactgcTTTGCCTTGGACTCGTGTCAGTAATGTTTCTTTATCAAAATCCTGATTGGGGCCTGGGATCCATCAAGCTTCTTAATCATCAAAGACATTTTTTGGTTACAGTCCAAGCTG ATAAAGCCAGAAACCCTGAGCAACTTACAATAAATGGAGTCCACGACATGACAGAAGCAGAGATTAAccaacaaagaactttggatTTAAAGCAAAGACTTCTTCTTCTATCAGACGAAGAGAGTCATTCCTCTCTCCAAGAAGAAATAATCTCAAAGCAGGATCAGCAGCGCAAAGATTCTTCTCAGTGTCAGTATGAAGGATTACATATTGCAACAAAGAAAGCTGTAAATATGACTTGTGTGCCCTATAAGAGATCTGACAAGGATTGCCATGAAGCCTTTAGTTACTTTGGGATGTTCAACGTTACGAATTCAGATACACATGACTGCGTAATGCTTCCTAGTCGGCCAATTTGTTCATTTCTCACGGAGTCGAGGTTTGGCCCTACAGAGAGAGTTTCTGTGACATGTTGGAGAGACGTGTGCGACAAGTCATCACCAGTCTTTCTCGGCTGTGCCGATCCCAGGTTTGGAATCGTACACAACGAGAACGATTGGCGCCAATTTCACAGCGTGGGAGAATTGGAGCAAGAGTTACCTGAGATTGTATCTCGAACTTCAATAAatggttttaacttttgtttaCTGAAGTGCAAGGAGAGGAGTAAAAGTGTCAAACAAGCTCTAATATTCCCGCCAATTTTAAAACGTGGGACGACGAAAACAGATCATGCAAATAGAAAGATAAACATTAATATTGTACTTGAGGATTCAGTTTCTCGGTCACACTTTTACAGATCCATGCCTCGGTCGGTCCAGTCTCTTCGTGATATTGCAAAAGATTCTAGTTTCCAGGCAAGTGTGCTGGATTTTGAGCTCGTTCAAAGCTTTGCCTCCAACACTCTTGTGAACACCCAGTTTTTGATGGCAGGCAAATCACTAGAGTATAAATCAGGAAGAACAAACAATATAGACATACTCGCGGATAAGTTTAAACGCTTTGGATATCAAATTTTAATGCAGGAAGACTTGTGTTGGTATGATGGGTGGGGAACTTTTCTCTCCCCTTCTTACAAGAAAAACATCGAACCTTTCACAGAAGGATTCAAGCAAGCTTTTGAAAACTACAAACAAGAAACCAATCCTTATTTAGACAATGTGGGTCTCAATTATCTTTCTTGTGAGATCCTAAAGGATCTTGGATTTACGAATCCTTTCGGGCGTAAAAAAGGCGACAACACTCTTTGTTGGGATGGCAGATCACTGAGTGAATATCTTCTTTTTTACGTTCGAAGATTTCTGTCATTAATAGATCAAAATCCTGCGGCTGCTCCTGGATTAACTTATACTCATCTTAATACAGGACACGAACCCTCTGGAAAGCGCATTCGAAACGACGATCGACTTTTGTCAAGATTTCTTGAAGAAATGGTTAGAAGCGAAAACACTTTGACAATCATTCTCTCAGATCATGGAGGTAAGACAACAGATTATGCTATCCAAACACTGCAAGGAAGTTTAGAGGTTTATAGCCCAATGCTTTTTATGATCATTCCACATAAAGTAGCACAACGCTTGGGCAAAGATAGACTGAACGCTCTTATTGAAAACCAAAAGCGCTTAGTCACGGTGTCGGATTTACACTACACGATTACTTCTGTCGCAGAGCTGACAGAAAGTGGTGCCGCGGTCAGTCAGACCAGTGGCTTACTGAGACCAGTGTCTGCTACTCGCACATGCGCAGATATACAAGGTCTTCCTTCGGAGGTGATGTGTCGTTGCGAAGGTTGGACAAAGTTCCTGAGTGCAAATTCAGTGGATGTTTTATGGCTAGCAGAGTTTGCCGTTGGACATATTAATAATTTAGTGCAGAAACAATATTTAGCCGGTAAATCAGAAAGCAAACACTTAAGTGGATACGGAAATTGCGCCAGATTTGTTGGAAAAGCTATTGAGCGGCCAAGGCAGGAGATAGCCGGCAAATATTACATCACAACAATGATTTTAGTTGTTGAGCCAGCCTATGGTATTAAATCAAAAGAACGCTTCGAAGTTCAGCTTCGGCATTCAAGCATTCGAGAACACAGAATCACCTTTATTAAATACACACGACTAAGCTTTTATAGTAAATACGAAAATTGCGCAGACAGGGGCGTGGACGTGAAACTTTGCGCCTGTGCGACTCCGCGCCAAGGATCGCATCAATTATCAGTGGAGAAACTGATCCGCTCTCGCCATTTTGTAGATTACGGACTGAAGAGTAGCACGCGATCACTGGACTCTAAATGTTTGTTGGTGACTGTACGGAGCCTAAAGAAATATATCGTGTTTAAAAGGCAGCCTCTCTTGATGAGCATTGAAGTTGCAAATGTGTGCAGGGACATTTCGATGAAAGTTAAGTTGGGGGGAATTcacaggaaaacaaaattttcccaaACATTACCGTTGTCTTTAGTCGTTAAGCCAAGGACAATACATTATGTGCTGTCAGTACTCAATGAGTGGAGGTATGGCTTTTTTAGACCAGCTTTCATGCACGTGCCCATTAACCAGACCGCGGGTGGTGATCTTTCAAGAAGAAAGCGTGACATACTAGAGTTTACGTGA
- the LOC140940185 gene encoding putative RNA-binding protein Luc7-like 2 isoform X1, whose amino-acid sequence MTAQEQMKKMLDELMGTQRDGARPGDEIKFFDDRVCKSYLMGLCPHELFNNTWIFKAKMDLGPCNKIHEAALKADFELASKRRDYGYDVDQMEHLESFIKDCDRKIQIAKKRLEETQDDHQHVPEAQAVHDLAEQIGKKLAEAEAVGAEGKVEESMELMKEVEDLKSKKRIAEDIYRESVPSSSLQQQKLRVCEVCAAYLSLYDNDRRLADHFGGKLHMGFIKIRDRLKELQEGVAKKRSEREMERMRRREERERERAQEKMEREKRMREREREREKERSRRRRSRSRSRERRRRRRSRSRSRSRSRSRSGSKSRTKSNRTSSRRSRSRSRSASPKKRSKSPRRSPSRSRSRSRS is encoded by the exons ATGACTGCGCAAGAACAAATGAAAAAGATGTTAGATGAGCTAATGGGAACCCAAAGGGATG GTGCAAGGCCAGGAGATGAAATCAAGTTTTTTGATGACCGTGTCTGTAAGAGCTACCTTATGGGACTCTGCCCGCATGAACTTTTCAACAACACA TGGATCTTCAAAGCT AAAATGGACCTTGGTCCTTGTAACAAGATTCATGAAGCAGCTCTCAAAGCTGACTTTGAACTTGCATCCAAGAGGAGGGACTATGGTTATGATGTAGAT CAAATGGAACATCTTGAGTCTTTTATTAAGGACTGTGATAGGAAGATTCAGATTGCCAAAAAAAGGCTTGAAGAAACACAAGATGATCATCAGCATGTCCCTGAG gcCCAAGCAGTTCATGACTTGGCAGAACAAATAGGAAAAAAGCTTGCAGAAGCTGAAGCTGTTG GTGCTGAGGGCAAAGTAGAGGAATCAATGGAGCTCATGAAGGAGGTGGAAGACTTGAAATCAAAGAAACGAATAGCTGAG GATATTTATCGAGAGAGCGTACCATCATCGTCTCTACAGCAACAAAAGTTGAGGGTCTGTGAAGTGTGTGCTGCTTATCTTAGCTTGTATGACAATGATCGCAG GTTAGCTGATCACTTCGGTGGAAAACTTCACATGGGATTCATCAAGATTCGCGACAGACTGAAAGAACTACAG GAGGGGGTAGCTAAAAAACGCTCCGAGAGAGAAATGGAGCGCATGCGCAGACGGGAGGAACGAGAACGTGAGCgggcacaagaaaaaatggAACGGGAAAAAAGGATGAGAGAAAGAGAGCGCGAAAGAGAAAAAGAACG AAGTCGCCGTCGCCGCAGCAGAAGCCGAAGTAGAgagaggagaagaagaagaag GAGTCGGTCGAGGTCAAGGTCCCGTTCCAGATCGCGATCAGGTTCTAAGTCTCGTACGAAGAGCAACAGGACGTCTTCCCGCCGCTCTAGATCCCGATCCCGCTCTGCCTCCCCGAAAAAACGCAGTAAATCACCGCGACGGTCTCCGTCAAGATCGCGCTCAAGATCTAGAAGCTAG
- the LOC140940185 gene encoding putative RNA-binding protein Luc7-like 2 isoform X5: MGLCPHELFNNTWIFKAKMDLGPCNKIHEAALKADFELASKRRDYGYDVDQMEHLESFIKDCDRKIQIAKKRLEETQDDHQHVPEAQAVHDLAEQIGKKLAEAEAVGAEGKVEESMELMKEVEDLKSKKRIAEDIYRESVPSSSLQQQKLRVCEVCAAYLSLYDNDRRLADHFGGKLHMGFIKIRDRLKELQEGVAKKRSEREMERMRRREERERERAQEKMEREKRMREREREREKERSRRRRSRSRSRERRRRRRSRSRSRSRSRSRSGSKSRTKSNRTSSRRSRSRSRSASPKKRSKSPRRSPSRSRSRSRS, encoded by the exons ATGGGACTCTGCCCGCATGAACTTTTCAACAACACA TGGATCTTCAAAGCT AAAATGGACCTTGGTCCTTGTAACAAGATTCATGAAGCAGCTCTCAAAGCTGACTTTGAACTTGCATCCAAGAGGAGGGACTATGGTTATGATGTAGAT CAAATGGAACATCTTGAGTCTTTTATTAAGGACTGTGATAGGAAGATTCAGATTGCCAAAAAAAGGCTTGAAGAAACACAAGATGATCATCAGCATGTCCCTGAG gcCCAAGCAGTTCATGACTTGGCAGAACAAATAGGAAAAAAGCTTGCAGAAGCTGAAGCTGTTG GTGCTGAGGGCAAAGTAGAGGAATCAATGGAGCTCATGAAGGAGGTGGAAGACTTGAAATCAAAGAAACGAATAGCTGAG GATATTTATCGAGAGAGCGTACCATCATCGTCTCTACAGCAACAAAAGTTGAGGGTCTGTGAAGTGTGTGCTGCTTATCTTAGCTTGTATGACAATGATCGCAG GTTAGCTGATCACTTCGGTGGAAAACTTCACATGGGATTCATCAAGATTCGCGACAGACTGAAAGAACTACAG GAGGGGGTAGCTAAAAAACGCTCCGAGAGAGAAATGGAGCGCATGCGCAGACGGGAGGAACGAGAACGTGAGCgggcacaagaaaaaatggAACGGGAAAAAAGGATGAGAGAAAGAGAGCGCGAAAGAGAAAAAGAACG AAGTCGCCGTCGCCGCAGCAGAAGCCGAAGTAGAgagaggagaagaagaagaag GAGTCGGTCGAGGTCAAGGTCCCGTTCCAGATCGCGATCAGGTTCTAAGTCTCGTACGAAGAGCAACAGGACGTCTTCCCGCCGCTCTAGATCCCGATCCCGCTCTGCCTCCCCGAAAAAACGCAGTAAATCACCGCGACGGTCTCCGTCAAGATCGCGCTCAAGATCTAGAAGCTAG
- the LOC140940185 gene encoding putative RNA-binding protein Luc7-like 2 isoform X2: protein MTAQEQMKKMLDELMGTQRDGARPGDEIKFFDDRVCKSYLMGLCPHELFNNTKMDLGPCNKIHEAALKADFELASKRRDYGYDVDQMEHLESFIKDCDRKIQIAKKRLEETQDDHQHVPEAQAVHDLAEQIGKKLAEAEAVGAEGKVEESMELMKEVEDLKSKKRIAEDIYRESVPSSSLQQQKLRVCEVCAAYLSLYDNDRRLADHFGGKLHMGFIKIRDRLKELQEGVAKKRSEREMERMRRREERERERAQEKMEREKRMREREREREKERSRRRRSRSRSRERRRRRRSRSRSRSRSRSRSGSKSRTKSNRTSSRRSRSRSRSASPKKRSKSPRRSPSRSRSRSRS from the exons ATGACTGCGCAAGAACAAATGAAAAAGATGTTAGATGAGCTAATGGGAACCCAAAGGGATG GTGCAAGGCCAGGAGATGAAATCAAGTTTTTTGATGACCGTGTCTGTAAGAGCTACCTTATGGGACTCTGCCCGCATGAACTTTTCAACAACACA AAAATGGACCTTGGTCCTTGTAACAAGATTCATGAAGCAGCTCTCAAAGCTGACTTTGAACTTGCATCCAAGAGGAGGGACTATGGTTATGATGTAGAT CAAATGGAACATCTTGAGTCTTTTATTAAGGACTGTGATAGGAAGATTCAGATTGCCAAAAAAAGGCTTGAAGAAACACAAGATGATCATCAGCATGTCCCTGAG gcCCAAGCAGTTCATGACTTGGCAGAACAAATAGGAAAAAAGCTTGCAGAAGCTGAAGCTGTTG GTGCTGAGGGCAAAGTAGAGGAATCAATGGAGCTCATGAAGGAGGTGGAAGACTTGAAATCAAAGAAACGAATAGCTGAG GATATTTATCGAGAGAGCGTACCATCATCGTCTCTACAGCAACAAAAGTTGAGGGTCTGTGAAGTGTGTGCTGCTTATCTTAGCTTGTATGACAATGATCGCAG GTTAGCTGATCACTTCGGTGGAAAACTTCACATGGGATTCATCAAGATTCGCGACAGACTGAAAGAACTACAG GAGGGGGTAGCTAAAAAACGCTCCGAGAGAGAAATGGAGCGCATGCGCAGACGGGAGGAACGAGAACGTGAGCgggcacaagaaaaaatggAACGGGAAAAAAGGATGAGAGAAAGAGAGCGCGAAAGAGAAAAAGAACG AAGTCGCCGTCGCCGCAGCAGAAGCCGAAGTAGAgagaggagaagaagaagaag GAGTCGGTCGAGGTCAAGGTCCCGTTCCAGATCGCGATCAGGTTCTAAGTCTCGTACGAAGAGCAACAGGACGTCTTCCCGCCGCTCTAGATCCCGATCCCGCTCTGCCTCCCCGAAAAAACGCAGTAAATCACCGCGACGGTCTCCGTCAAGATCGCGCTCAAGATCTAGAAGCTAG